The Microcoleus sp. FACHB-831 genome has a window encoding:
- the fni gene encoding type 2 isopentenyl-diphosphate Delta-isomerase has protein sequence MNKPLSYSAETQTRKADHIRICLNEDVQFHSTANGLERYRFTHCCLPELNRSEVDISTQFLGKYLGAPLLISSMTGGTELARMINYRLAGVAQQYKIAMGVGSQRVAIENPQVADTFAVRAIAPDILLFANLGAVQLNYKYGIDECRRAVDSLEADALILHINPLQECIQPNGDTNFRGLIDKIAMLCSKLPVPVIAKEVGNGINAAIAQKLIDAGVAAIDVAGAGGTSWAKVESERANDAMQRRLGITFADWGLPTAECISSIRTVAPELPLIASGGLRNGLEVAKAIALGADIAGLAWPFLQAAVESEAALHELVDVLFAEISTVLFCTGNANISALKHSNALQRLG, from the coding sequence GTGAACAAACCTTTAAGCTACTCGGCAGAAACCCAGACCCGCAAGGCAGACCACATCAGGATTTGCCTGAATGAGGACGTGCAATTTCACTCGACTGCGAATGGCTTGGAACGTTATCGGTTTACTCACTGTTGTTTGCCAGAACTTAACCGTAGCGAAGTCGATATATCAACTCAGTTTCTGGGTAAATATTTGGGTGCGCCGCTTCTGATTTCTTCAATGACGGGGGGAACGGAATTGGCTAGGATGATAAATTATCGTCTGGCTGGGGTGGCGCAGCAATACAAGATTGCGATGGGGGTTGGTTCTCAACGGGTGGCTATAGAGAATCCCCAGGTTGCAGATACGTTTGCGGTAAGAGCGATCGCCCCCGATATCCTATTATTTGCTAACCTCGGCGCTGTGCAACTCAACTATAAATATGGCATTGATGAGTGCAGAAGGGCTGTTGATTCGCTAGAGGCAGATGCTCTAATTTTGCATATCAATCCCCTGCAAGAGTGCATTCAACCCAATGGCGATACCAACTTCAGAGGTTTAATTGACAAAATAGCTATGTTATGTAGCAAATTGCCAGTGCCAGTAATTGCCAAAGAAGTGGGGAACGGAATTAACGCGGCGATCGCGCAAAAGTTAATCGATGCTGGTGTGGCAGCAATTGACGTTGCTGGCGCTGGAGGAACTTCGTGGGCTAAAGTAGAAAGCGAGCGGGCAAACGACGCAATGCAGAGGCGGTTGGGAATAACATTTGCCGATTGGGGTTTGCCAACAGCCGAGTGCATTAGCAGCATTAGAACAGTTGCCCCCGAACTACCCTTAATTGCTTCTGGGGGATTGCGTAATGGGTTAGAAGTGGCAAAAGCGATCGCGCTGGGAGCAGATATAGCAGGACTCGCATGGCCGTTTCTCCAAGCAGCCGTTGAATCAGAAGCCGCCCTGCACGAATTGGTTGACGTATTATTTGCCGAAATCTCCACAGTCCTATTCTGTACGGGCAACGCCAATATCTCCGCGCTAAAACATTCAAACGCCCTACAGCGATTAGGATAG
- the pyrR gene encoding bifunctional pyr operon transcriptional regulator/uracil phosphoribosyltransferase PyrR has translation MPPNVVEILSADEIRRTINRLASQIVEKSRDLSKLALVGIRTRGVTLAQLLARQIEALEQVEVPVGAIDITFYRDDLDQIGMRTPGKSEIPFDLTDKTVVMVDDVIYKGRTIRAAMNALNDYGRPQRIWLAVLVDRRGYREVPIHPDFIGKKLPTAKEEQVKVYVQDLDGRDAVELIARPIETQTS, from the coding sequence ATGCCGCCAAACGTCGTCGAAATCCTCTCTGCCGACGAAATCCGTCGCACCATAAATCGTCTAGCCTCGCAAATAGTAGAAAAATCGCGAGACTTGTCTAAATTGGCGCTTGTCGGCATTCGCACTAGAGGCGTAACCTTAGCCCAATTGTTGGCTCGTCAGATAGAAGCACTCGAACAAGTCGAAGTCCCCGTAGGGGCGATAGATATTACCTTCTACCGAGATGACCTAGACCAGATTGGTATGCGTACACCTGGTAAAAGTGAGATTCCTTTCGACCTCACAGACAAGACTGTAGTCATGGTGGATGATGTGATCTACAAGGGTCGCACGATTCGAGCCGCTATGAATGCACTCAACGACTATGGCAGACCGCAGCGGATTTGGTTAGCTGTTCTAGTGGATAGGAGAGGTTATCGCGAGGTACCCATTCACCCAGACTTTATCGGCAAGAAACTGCCAACTGCTAAGGAAGAGCAGGTTAAAGTTTATGTTCAAGATCTCGATGGGCGAGATGCGGTAGAGTTGATCGCGAGGCCCATAGAAACCCAAACCTCGTAA
- a CDS encoding dynamin-like GTPase family protein: MSPQCQNLQEQVGSLLHLLQQEPSLRGEDTTAAETSLRKAVSPKFEIVFAGAFSAGKSMLINALLERELLYSAEGHATGTECYIEYAEPGKERVVLTFLSEAEIREQAVALCQQLGLPPAANINQTEVMELLGEGCEAIIELEGGKDKSERAKQANALKLLLEGFRENRDRIGTVNNSTYSMEQFNLTNLAEAAQFARRSSRSAVLKKVEYYCNHSLLQDGNVIIDTPGIDAPVERDAELTYNKIEDADTSAVVCVFKTAATGELTSEETKLISRTHQSQSIRDRVFNVFNRVDETWYNDQLRKRLDNLINSQFRDSAKVYKTSGLLGFYGSQIKGKSAGDRFGLNSIFAESLKGADGQEETPQFVYEFIRYCLISGKLSPNKFSIPPTVLQATTNNDKYVRILSGLGTPLIEQLIGDSGIEEFRTGITRYLTQEKRPQLFKALADDLQDICISLKKHYQSTHRDLDSQPREIEAMKAQELQRLNQQLQQVGQEFSKHIAEEVNQVVTNNCDGFEADFLQLQSRLIRRLDELLDTFSVADAYSRATMSHPRNATAPLIAVLVEALYYLANCLEDILVESTAQVVANLFQRLTERVRKSEYYRQLYRLLGNDGGIEQQLKVLEKDVTHALVSAARIECDRFVRESPRFYDEGTFSIYQFRQTLQQTSQAYDCESMVEAEPAIRQLLKLDFEPKVYTTIKRTFRQTINQTLKTQLLPAADKQADEILQQYTQARAYLEQTLEQEAQEKIASNRRSQSVVEQKMAAYNQAVSGINSCLQSLGLYEHQLPVIDDVNVKPSSPNLGANGVVNSGAIANVVGV, encoded by the coding sequence ATGTCACCTCAGTGCCAAAACCTGCAAGAACAGGTTGGTAGTTTGTTGCATCTGTTACAGCAAGAGCCGTCTTTACGTGGTGAGGATACCACCGCCGCTGAGACTTCGCTGAGGAAGGCTGTTTCCCCCAAGTTTGAAATTGTGTTTGCGGGTGCGTTTAGTGCAGGGAAATCGATGCTAATCAACGCACTGCTAGAACGGGAATTGCTTTACAGTGCAGAGGGACACGCAACGGGTACGGAATGTTATATCGAGTATGCTGAACCTGGCAAAGAACGAGTAGTGCTGACGTTTTTGAGCGAGGCAGAAATTAGGGAACAAGCAGTGGCGTTGTGTCAGCAGTTAGGATTACCTCCAGCAGCTAATATTAATCAAACCGAAGTAATGGAATTGTTAGGGGAGGGATGCGAAGCGATTATTGAATTGGAGGGGGGGAAAGATAAGTCTGAACGAGCAAAGCAGGCTAATGCATTGAAGTTGTTGTTAGAGGGGTTTAGAGAAAACCGCGATCGCATCGGTACTGTAAATAATTCTACATACTCGATGGAGCAATTTAATTTAACTAATTTAGCAGAAGCTGCTCAGTTTGCTAGGCGCAGCAGCCGCAGTGCTGTATTAAAAAAGGTAGAGTATTACTGCAACCATTCCCTTTTGCAAGATGGCAACGTTATTATCGATACACCTGGAATTGATGCACCTGTAGAACGAGATGCAGAACTGACTTACAATAAGATTGAAGATGCAGATACTTCTGCCGTAGTGTGCGTTTTTAAGACGGCGGCGACTGGCGAATTGACATCAGAAGAAACTAAGCTAATTTCGCGCACGCATCAGAGCCAGAGCATACGCGATCGCGTGTTCAATGTTTTCAACCGCGTTGATGAAACTTGGTACAACGATCAGCTACGCAAACGGTTGGATAATTTAATTAATTCCCAGTTTCGGGATAGCGCTAAGGTTTATAAAACCAGCGGCTTGCTGGGATTTTATGGAAGTCAAATTAAAGGGAAAAGCGCAGGCGATCGCTTTGGTTTAAATTCCATATTTGCTGAGAGCCTTAAAGGCGCGGATGGACAAGAAGAAACGCCGCAATTTGTCTATGAATTTATTCGCTACTGTCTTATCTCTGGCAAACTATCGCCTAATAAGTTTTCTATTCCCCCAACCGTTCTTCAGGCTACTACAAACAATGATAAATATGTACGGATTCTCAGCGGTTTAGGAACGCCGCTTATTGAACAATTAATTGGCGATAGCGGGATTGAAGAGTTTCGCACTGGGATTACTCGCTATCTTACCCAAGAAAAACGACCTCAATTGTTTAAAGCTCTGGCTGACGATTTGCAAGACATCTGTATTAGCCTGAAGAAACATTATCAGTCTACGCACCGCGATTTAGATAGCCAACCTCGCGAAATCGAGGCGATGAAAGCGCAGGAGTTACAACGACTCAACCAGCAACTCCAGCAAGTTGGACAAGAATTTAGCAAGCATATTGCAGAAGAAGTTAATCAGGTGGTTACTAATAACTGCGATGGTTTTGAGGCAGATTTTCTTCAGTTGCAATCGCGGCTGATTCGGCGTTTAGATGAGTTGCTGGATACTTTCTCTGTAGCAGATGCTTATAGCCGTGCAACGATGAGCCATCCCCGCAATGCTACTGCGCCTTTAATTGCAGTTTTGGTGGAAGCGCTTTATTATTTGGCTAACTGTCTGGAAGATATATTAGTCGAATCTACCGCACAAGTAGTTGCTAACCTTTTCCAACGGTTAACTGAGCGAGTCCGTAAGTCGGAATATTATCGCCAGTTGTATCGGTTGCTAGGGAATGATGGCGGAATTGAGCAACAGTTGAAGGTATTGGAGAAAGATGTTACTCATGCTTTGGTGAGTGCGGCGCGGATAGAGTGCGATCGCTTTGTGCGTGAAAGTCCCCGATTTTATGATGAAGGCACATTTTCAATATATCAATTCCGCCAAACGTTGCAGCAAACTTCCCAAGCTTATGACTGCGAAAGTATGGTGGAAGCTGAACCTGCAATTCGTCAGTTGTTGAAGCTAGATTTTGAACCAAAAGTCTATACAACAATTAAGCGTACTTTCCGCCAAACTATCAATCAAACGCTGAAGACGCAACTTTTACCAGCAGCAGATAAACAAGCTGATGAAATATTGCAGCAATATACCCAGGCGCGTGCTTATTTAGAGCAAACGCTAGAACAAGAAGCGCAGGAGAAAATTGCTAGCAATCGCCGTTCGCAAAGTGTGGTTGAACAAAAAATGGCGGCTTACAATCAAGCAGTTTCTGGCATTAATAGCTGTTTGCAATCGCTGGGTTTATACGAGCATCAATTGCCTGTAATTGATGATGTGAATGTTAAACCTAGTTCGCCTAATTTAGGAGCTAATGGGGTTGTTAATTCAGGCGCGATCGCAAATGTTGTAGGAGTATAA
- the cbiB gene encoding adenosylcobinamide-phosphate synthase CbiB: protein MMTNQPQTILFLAAVLDYLIGDPWGWPHPVRVMGWIISQFSKFTFKYCKNKVVLRCAGILLGITLVIGSAIAGWLIVQAANCVHPLLGITVEIILLASCFAGRSLRAAAEDVLNHDNTGDIVAARTKLSQYVGRDTENLSQSEIYRAVLETVTENATDAVMAPLFYSLVGAAIPGVGCVPLALAYKAASTLDSMVGYREAPYTDLGWFSAKQDDIFTWVPCRLTVITLALLARKPLHIWSMCQRDAIKDPSPNSGWSECAYAAVLGVQVGGINYYRGVAKHKPLLGDDLHPITKETILQALQLTRYAFLIWLGLAIASTFFDHQLPLAFVHLSF, encoded by the coding sequence ATGATGACCAATCAACCGCAAACGATATTATTTCTAGCTGCCGTATTAGATTACCTGATCGGCGATCCTTGGGGTTGGCCTCATCCAGTCCGGGTCATGGGCTGGATAATCTCTCAATTCAGTAAATTTACTTTTAAATATTGCAAAAATAAGGTGGTACTCCGCTGCGCTGGTATTCTTCTAGGAATAACTCTTGTAATAGGCAGCGCGATCGCGGGTTGGTTAATCGTTCAAGCTGCTAACTGCGTTCATCCCCTCTTAGGAATTACCGTAGAAATCATTCTCCTAGCCAGTTGTTTTGCAGGCAGAAGTTTAAGAGCAGCAGCCGAAGATGTATTGAATCACGACAACACTGGCGATATTGTTGCAGCCCGTACCAAATTAAGCCAATACGTTGGACGAGACACAGAAAATTTATCTCAGTCTGAAATATATCGTGCCGTCCTAGAAACAGTGACAGAAAACGCAACAGATGCAGTAATGGCACCGCTTTTTTATTCTCTAGTCGGTGCCGCTATTCCTGGTGTTGGTTGCGTTCCTCTAGCACTTGCCTATAAAGCTGCCAGTACCCTCGATTCAATGGTTGGCTACCGCGAAGCACCATACACCGATTTGGGTTGGTTCAGTGCGAAGCAGGACGATATTTTTACTTGGGTTCCCTGTCGCTTAACTGTAATTACCCTAGCGCTTCTTGCTCGTAAACCTTTGCATATTTGGAGTATGTGTCAGCGGGATGCAATTAAAGACCCCAGCCCTAACTCCGGGTGGAGTGAGTGTGCATATGCTGCTGTTCTCGGCGTTCAAGTGGGGGGAATTAATTACTATCGCGGCGTCGCCAAACACAAACCACTTCTAGGAGACGATCTCCACCCCATTACCAAGGAGACAATTCTCCAAGCTTTGCAACTAACTCGGTATGCGTTTCTAATTTGGCTGGGTTTGGCGATCGCCTCTACCTTCTTCGACCACCAACTGCCTTTAGCCTTTGTCCACTTATCTTTCTAA
- a CDS encoding PPC domain-containing DNA-binding protein, with product MKVHALRLQPDQDLKESLRDFVDRENIKAGFMLTAIGSLKQATLRFANQNIRTVLNDKFEILAINGTLATSGIHLHITIADKQGKFLGGHLEYGCIIYTTAEIIIGASKEFTFLRTLDDKTGYKELDIVSNLS from the coding sequence ATGAAAGTTCATGCTTTGAGGCTGCAACCCGATCAAGATCTAAAAGAAAGCTTAAGGGATTTTGTAGATCGGGAGAATATTAAAGCAGGTTTTATGTTAACGGCGATTGGCAGCCTGAAACAGGCAACGCTTCGCTTTGCCAATCAAAATATTAGGACAGTATTGAACGATAAATTTGAGATTCTTGCCATCAACGGCACGCTGGCAACCAGCGGCATTCATCTGCATATTACTATAGCTGATAAACAAGGTAAGTTTCTCGGTGGACATTTAGAGTATGGTTGCATAATTTATACAACCGCCGAGATTATCATCGGAGCCAGCAAAGAATTTACATTTTTGAGGACTTTAGACGATAAGACAGGCTATAAGGAATTAGATATTGTGAGTAATTTATCTTAA
- the sppA gene encoding signal peptide peptidase SppA, whose translation MRHFLKQTFASLIGTLAGLILFVSLGTGGLVLLLIAAASKDTGPQVRNKSVLVFDLGLNITDSDPSRSTSEALGDVLSGDDGDTISLRTVLDAIDKATQDKRIVGIYLDGTKASAGGAGFATLKEVREALERFRASGKKILAYNMGWGKQEYYVGSVANTVVVNPLGEMELNGLRSEPMFLAGALEKYGIGVQVIRVGKYKSAVEPYVLKQLSKESKQQTQKLLSDIWGEFKATVGKSRKITPKQLQAIADTSAVLSATEAKKRGLVDKVAYFDEVVAELKKLTGNKKEDESFRKISLTTYADISGESLREERNSENKVAVIYAEGEIVDGQGGASQIGGDGFARQLRKLRLNNDVKAVVLRVNSPGGSAAASEVIQREVRLTKQVKPVVVSMGDMAASGGYWISTYGNRIFAEPNTITGSIGVFGLLLNVKKLANNQGITWDVVKTSKYADSQTISRPKTPEELAVNQRFVNQIYYQFINKVADSRKLPKQKVAEIAQGRVWSGKDAKRLGLVDEIGGLDSAIAYAAKEAKLGDDWELQQYPEKRSLEERILKKLSGDQASVKQKKLDPLTAEFLKLQAELTTLKAMNDPMNVYARMPYNLRID comes from the coding sequence ATGCGCCATTTCCTCAAACAAACCTTTGCCAGTCTAATCGGAACCCTAGCAGGATTAATTCTATTTGTTAGTTTGGGAACGGGTGGACTGGTATTGTTATTGATTGCAGCAGCTTCCAAAGATACCGGACCGCAAGTCAGAAATAAATCCGTGCTGGTTTTCGATTTGGGGTTGAACATCACCGATAGCGATCCGAGCAGAAGTACCAGCGAAGCGCTAGGGGACGTGCTATCTGGCGATGATGGTGACACGATCTCCTTGCGAACTGTTTTGGATGCAATAGACAAAGCAACTCAAGACAAGCGAATTGTGGGCATCTACTTAGACGGTACCAAGGCATCAGCCGGAGGCGCTGGCTTTGCCACGCTCAAGGAAGTACGAGAGGCGCTGGAACGTTTCCGCGCTTCCGGTAAAAAAATCCTCGCTTACAATATGGGCTGGGGGAAACAGGAATATTATGTGGGATCGGTGGCAAATACGGTCGTAGTTAACCCCCTTGGCGAAATGGAACTTAACGGCTTGCGTTCCGAGCCGATGTTTTTGGCGGGAGCGTTGGAGAAGTACGGGATTGGGGTTCAGGTTATTAGAGTTGGGAAGTACAAATCGGCTGTTGAACCGTATGTTTTAAAACAGTTGAGTAAGGAAAGCAAGCAACAGACTCAAAAACTGTTGAGCGATATTTGGGGCGAATTCAAAGCGACGGTGGGAAAGAGTCGCAAAATTACTCCAAAGCAATTACAAGCGATCGCCGATACGAGTGCAGTGTTATCGGCAACAGAAGCCAAGAAGCGCGGCTTAGTTGATAAGGTAGCTTACTTTGACGAAGTGGTTGCCGAACTTAAAAAATTGACCGGAAATAAAAAAGAAGATGAATCGTTCCGCAAAATTAGTCTAACCACCTACGCCGACATTTCTGGCGAATCGCTGCGCGAGGAGCGTAACTCGGAGAACAAAGTTGCTGTTATTTACGCCGAAGGTGAGATAGTTGACGGTCAAGGCGGCGCGAGTCAGATCGGGGGCGATGGCTTTGCCAGACAATTGCGAAAACTTCGACTGAATAACGATGTGAAAGCAGTAGTTCTGCGCGTCAACAGTCCCGGTGGTAGCGCTGCTGCATCTGAGGTAATTCAGCGAGAGGTGCGACTCACCAAGCAAGTCAAGCCAGTTGTTGTATCTATGGGTGATATGGCTGCTTCCGGTGGGTACTGGATTTCTACTTATGGCAACCGCATCTTTGCAGAACCAAATACTATCACGGGTTCAATTGGTGTCTTTGGTTTGCTGCTGAATGTCAAGAAGTTAGCAAATAACCAAGGTATTACTTGGGATGTGGTTAAGACTTCTAAGTATGCTGACAGTCAAACAATTAGTCGTCCTAAGACGCCAGAAGAGTTGGCGGTAAACCAGAGATTTGTCAACCAGATTTACTATCAGTTCATCAACAAGGTAGCAGACTCGCGGAAGTTGCCCAAGCAGAAAGTGGCGGAGATCGCTCAAGGGCGCGTTTGGTCGGGGAAAGATGCTAAACGGCTGGGTTTGGTTGATGAGATTGGGGGTTTAGACAGCGCGATCGCCTATGCGGCTAAGGAAGCCAAGCTGGGGGATGATTGGGAACTGCAACAGTACCCGGAAAAACGCAGTCTTGAAGAACGCATTTTGAAGAAACTCTCTGGCGATCAAGCTTCTGTTAAACAGAAAAAGCTCGATCCGCTGACAGCAGAGTTCCTCAAGCTGCAAGCTGAGTTGACAACTCTCAAAGCGATGAACGATCCCATGAATGTCTATGCCCGCATGCCCTACAATCTGCGGATTGATTAG